A genomic segment from Nocardiopsis sp. Huas11 encodes:
- a CDS encoding N-acetylmuramoyl-L-alanine amidase, whose amino-acid sequence MPASVPSGPRSRAARALSVLALTTTVLLATACASGSGAAPGGDPTAAIPLPGPEDGDQGTDAEPGGPGDAAPPPEDPGTDDGAPAGDGPLGTRVVLIDPGHNGGNAEAVDEISELVSAGPERKACDTVGAETEDGYSEHEFNWDMALLVKERLEADGATVVLTRDDDEGVGPCIDQRAAIGNEAGADAALSIHADGGPPSGRGFHVIAPGEVDGFTEDIVEPSRLLAQDLRREYLEGSEVPYADYLAEDGLDERTDLGGLNLSTVPKVFLEAGNLRNEEDAALLSDPRWRASAADAIARGLAAYLMRE is encoded by the coding sequence ATGCCCGCCTCCGTACCGTCGGGGCCCCGGAGCCGCGCCGCCCGCGCCCTGTCCGTCCTCGCCCTGACCACCACCGTCCTGCTCGCCACCGCGTGCGCGAGCGGGTCCGGTGCCGCGCCCGGGGGCGACCCGACCGCGGCGATCCCGCTGCCCGGTCCCGAGGACGGCGACCAGGGAACCGACGCCGAGCCCGGGGGACCCGGTGACGCCGCGCCGCCGCCGGAGGATCCCGGGACCGACGACGGTGCCCCCGCCGGCGACGGACCGCTCGGCACACGGGTGGTCCTCATCGACCCCGGACACAACGGCGGCAACGCCGAGGCCGTCGACGAGATCAGCGAGCTCGTCTCCGCCGGCCCCGAGCGCAAGGCCTGCGACACCGTGGGCGCCGAGACCGAGGACGGCTACTCCGAGCACGAGTTCAACTGGGACATGGCCCTGCTAGTGAAGGAGCGGCTGGAGGCCGACGGCGCCACGGTCGTCCTCACCCGCGACGACGACGAGGGCGTCGGTCCCTGCATCGACCAGCGCGCCGCGATCGGCAACGAGGCCGGGGCCGACGCCGCCCTGTCCATCCACGCCGACGGCGGCCCCCCGTCGGGCCGGGGCTTCCACGTGATCGCCCCCGGTGAGGTCGACGGGTTCACCGAGGACATCGTGGAGCCCTCGCGCCTGCTCGCCCAGGACCTGCGGCGCGAGTACCTGGAGGGCTCCGAGGTCCCCTACGCCGACTACCTCGCCGAGGACGGCCTGGACGAGCGCACGGATCTGGGCGGACTCAACCTGTCCACCGTGCCCAAGGTGTTCCTGGAGGCGGGGAACCTGCGCAACGAGGAGGACGCCGCGCTCCTGTCCGATCCGCGGTGGCGTGCCTCGGCTGCCGACGCGATCGCGCGCGGGCTGGCCGCCTACCTCATGCGCGAGTGA
- a CDS encoding ROK family protein, protein MSTGSVSFQTVRETNLGVVLRTVRAMAPCSRASVASDTGLNKTTVSSLVSDLISRGLVRETGVTAEHRVGRPGVMLALDDSSVAAIGVEVNVDYLSVVAVDLLTHDLLIRHVPFDARSAGPDECVRQIAATVRETMDGPELRGRTVVGASLAVPGLIDTATGTVRRAPNLGWVEVPLRERVRALLPDPALPVQVDNDANLGALAEYLTGSFARTPDLVYVTGEIGIGAGLVTGGELLRGAGGFAGEIGHVPLAGDGPACACGRRGCLEALAGIDPILREAVPDRVPDRVLSASDITALVAVAVERAAEGDATAVEAFERAGTWLGRGVAMLANVVNPQVVVLGGYFVPMGPWLLPNCRATASAHAFAPDAGGCRVELSSLGLSAAARGGAAAMVHALEAGLLPLPAPRVRAG, encoded by the coding sequence GTGTCGACGGGTTCGGTGAGTTTCCAGACGGTCCGCGAGACCAACCTGGGTGTGGTGCTCCGTACGGTGCGCGCCATGGCGCCCTGCTCACGCGCCTCGGTCGCCTCGGACACGGGGCTGAACAAGACCACCGTCTCCAGCCTGGTCTCCGACCTGATCTCCCGGGGACTGGTGCGCGAGACCGGAGTGACCGCCGAGCACCGCGTGGGGCGCCCCGGCGTGATGCTGGCCCTGGACGACTCCTCGGTGGCGGCGATCGGCGTGGAGGTGAACGTCGACTACCTGTCGGTGGTCGCCGTCGACCTCCTCACCCACGACCTCCTCATCCGTCACGTGCCCTTCGACGCGCGCTCGGCCGGCCCCGACGAGTGCGTCCGCCAGATCGCCGCGACGGTCCGGGAGACCATGGACGGCCCGGAGCTGCGCGGGCGGACCGTGGTCGGGGCGAGCCTGGCCGTGCCGGGACTCATCGACACCGCCACCGGGACGGTCCGGCGCGCCCCCAACCTCGGCTGGGTCGAGGTACCCCTGCGGGAGCGGGTCCGCGCCCTGCTCCCCGACCCCGCCCTGCCCGTGCAAGTGGACAACGACGCCAACCTCGGCGCGCTCGCCGAGTACCTCACCGGGTCCTTCGCCCGCACCCCCGACCTGGTCTACGTGACGGGTGAGATCGGCATCGGCGCGGGCCTGGTGACCGGCGGCGAGCTCCTGCGCGGGGCCGGCGGTTTCGCCGGGGAGATCGGGCACGTGCCGCTGGCCGGGGACGGGCCCGCCTGCGCGTGCGGTCGGCGCGGCTGCCTGGAGGCCCTGGCCGGGATCGATCCGATCCTGCGCGAGGCCGTGCCCGACCGCGTCCCCGACCGCGTCCTCTCGGCGAGCGACATCACCGCGCTCGTGGCGGTCGCGGTCGAGCGCGCCGCGGAGGGCGACGCCACCGCGGTGGAGGCCTTCGAGCGGGCCGGGACGTGGCTGGGCCGGGGCGTGGCGATGCTGGCCAACGTGGTCAACCCCCAGGTGGTCGTCCTCGGGGGCTACTTCGTGCCGATGGGCCCGTGGCTGCTGCCGAACTGCCGGGCGACGGCCTCGGCGCACGCGTTCGCGCCCGACGCCGGCGGCTGCCGTGTGGAGCTGTCGTCCCTGGGACTGAGCGCGGCGGCCCGGGGCGGGGCGGCGGCGATGGTCCACGCCCTGGAGGCGGGACTCCTGCCGCTGCCCGCGCCCCGGGTCCGCGCCGGGTAG
- a CDS encoding DUF6504 family protein → MSLLNEQIDVRSTHGGNPAQFTWRGHTFRVRRVIGDWPARAESPGVPATQVHLLRVSAESEAGHPSIIDITRDAASDTWTMRRQWH, encoded by the coding sequence GTGAGTCTCCTGAACGAACAGATCGACGTCCGCTCCACCCACGGTGGGAACCCCGCCCAGTTCACCTGGCGCGGCCACACGTTCCGGGTCCGCCGGGTCATCGGCGACTGGCCCGCGCGCGCCGAGTCGCCCGGCGTGCCCGCGACGCAGGTCCATCTGCTCCGTGTCTCGGCGGAGTCGGAGGCGGGGCACCCGAGCATCATCGACATCACCAGGGACGCCGCGTCCGACACCTGGACCATGCGGCGTCAGTGGCACTGA
- a CDS encoding GNAT family N-acetyltransferase codes for MVPSDVFRTQSVLTGDRVRLEPLDGENGADLVDDYVDMDPVVRKLTGTHQRFTPQLLREWFASRPDQHDRADWAILEREGGTVVGECALIDLDPDNAVADYRITLRDMALTGRGYGTEATDLVLDYAFGTAGLHRVALQVFAFNVNAQKSYARSGFVREGVWRSHLRWDGEWHDTVLMSVLAHEHAECRGAGHAAT; via the coding sequence ATGGTGCCCTCCGACGTGTTCCGCACACAATCCGTCCTCACCGGCGACCGCGTCCGCCTCGAACCCCTCGACGGCGAGAACGGCGCGGACCTCGTGGACGACTACGTCGACATGGACCCGGTGGTGCGCAAGCTCACCGGCACCCATCAGCGGTTCACCCCGCAGCTCCTGCGCGAGTGGTTCGCGTCGCGTCCGGACCAGCACGACCGCGCCGACTGGGCGATCCTCGAACGCGAGGGCGGCACCGTGGTGGGGGAGTGCGCGCTCATCGACCTGGACCCGGACAACGCCGTGGCGGACTACCGGATCACGTTGCGGGACATGGCGCTGACCGGCCGGGGGTACGGCACCGAGGCCACCGACCTCGTCCTCGACTACGCGTTCGGGACGGCGGGGCTGCACCGGGTCGCCCTCCAGGTGTTCGCGTTCAACGTCAACGCGCAGAAGTCCTACGCCAGGTCGGGTTTCGTCCGAGAGGGCGTCTGGCGCTCGCACCTGCGCTGGGACGGCGAGTGGCACGACACGGTCCTGATGTCGGTGCTGGCGCACGAGCACGCCGAGTGCCGCGGGGCAGGCCACGCGGCGACCTGA
- a CDS encoding zinc-binding dehydrogenase yields MFPLALDPRRPIRAALWVVAGGLDRRTRLGAFSNDPSPAELEELAALVDTGTIVPVVSAVLEMDDIARAHRMLERGGVRGKIVVTP; encoded by the coding sequence CTGTTCCCGCTCGCCCTGGACCCGCGTCGGCCGATCCGGGCGGCCCTGTGGGTGGTGGCGGGCGGCCTGGACCGGCGCACACGCCTGGGCGCGTTCAGCAACGACCCCTCCCCGGCGGAACTGGAGGAACTGGCCGCGCTGGTGGACACGGGCACGATCGTCCCGGTGGTGAGCGCCGTGCTGGAGATGGACGACATCGCCCGGGCCCACCGCATGCTCGAACGCGGCGGGGTGCGGGGCAAGATCGTCGTCACGCCGTGA
- a CDS encoding glycoside hydrolase family 3 protein, protein MAHPVTPDSQDEQRVRDLLDALTLDEKIGLLHQHQAPVERLGLGAFRTGTEALHGLAWLGPATVYPQAVGLAATWDPDLVRRVGAATADETLAFHARDPAGAGRNVWAPVVNPLRDPRWGRNEEGYAEDPWLTGLIATAYARGLAGDGPRLRTAPTLKHFLGYNNETDRCTTSSDLPPRVLREYELPAFLPALREGAAVAVMPSYNLVNGRPAHLSPLIDEVLREAAPDDLLVVSDAYAPANLVELQHFHPDLPTAYAHAIRAGLDSFTQDDERTEATLGHVREALDRGLLAEADIDRAVRHALSVRVRLGEFDTGPSPVASGAVDTPEQRALAREAATRSITLLRNDGILPLRDVRRVAVIGQLGDTLLEDWYSGTLPYKVTAREGIAARVETVFCEGADRIALTTFGHGAVAAPEDGGPLRLESTGALGSDEGGATALTRLPGAAFDLLDWGGGAFALRSARTGRYVNEGPDATLVCDAPGPGTWEVRQTFRLEESGAGHVVLVQIHTGRRVMVGDDLVLRLTDDADAAAPFFVHGVGSGAEEAARVASTADVAIVVAGDHPMVNGRETEDRADLELPEAQERVLRAVHGANPATVLVLSSGCPFAVTWADEHVPAVLWSAHGGQEYGHALADVLFGDAEPAGRLTQTWYRSTEDLPDLLDYDVITARGTYLYFEGDPLYPFGHGLGYTSVEYGEPVVRVDGGRVTVEVEVANAGPRTAEEVVQVYTRQLESRVRVPLRALRGFARLSVEPGESRTAVVGFDVEELALWDTTRDRFVVEDAPREVLVGRSATDVRASAPLEVPGEAIPPRDAFARAWEAAGYDDARAVRLCPVTRERGDAVRAAGGTAWAGYHGVDLAEGAAEGRLVVNADRECVVRLRLDDPEKGPVAATFAVPAAGDRFAFTEVRAQVVGASGVRDLYLVLEGDGEGEGPAVASFAFDRG, encoded by the coding sequence ATGGCCCACCCGGTTACACCGGACTCCCAGGACGAGCAGCGTGTACGCGACCTCCTGGACGCCCTCACCCTCGACGAGAAGATCGGGCTGCTCCACCAGCACCAGGCCCCCGTCGAACGACTCGGCCTCGGCGCCTTCCGCACCGGCACCGAGGCGCTGCACGGACTGGCCTGGCTCGGGCCCGCCACCGTGTATCCGCAGGCCGTCGGCCTCGCCGCCACCTGGGACCCCGACCTGGTCCGACGGGTCGGCGCGGCCACCGCCGACGAGACCCTGGCCTTCCACGCACGCGACCCCGCCGGTGCGGGCCGCAACGTCTGGGCGCCGGTCGTCAACCCGCTGCGCGACCCGCGCTGGGGGCGCAACGAGGAGGGCTACGCGGAGGACCCGTGGCTCACCGGGCTCATCGCCACCGCCTACGCCCGCGGCCTGGCGGGGGACGGTCCCCGTCTGCGCACCGCGCCCACCCTCAAGCACTTCCTCGGCTACAACAACGAGACCGACCGGTGCACGACCTCCAGCGACCTGCCGCCACGGGTTCTGCGCGAGTACGAACTGCCCGCCTTCCTGCCCGCCCTGCGCGAGGGGGCGGCGGTGGCGGTCATGCCGTCCTACAACCTGGTCAACGGCCGGCCCGCGCACCTGAGCCCGCTGATCGACGAGGTCCTGCGGGAGGCCGCGCCCGACGACCTGCTCGTGGTCAGCGACGCCTACGCGCCCGCCAACCTCGTCGAACTCCAGCACTTCCACCCCGACCTGCCGACGGCGTACGCGCACGCCATCCGCGCCGGGCTCGACAGCTTCACCCAGGACGACGAGCGGACCGAGGCCACGCTCGGACACGTCCGCGAGGCCCTGGACCGGGGCCTGCTGGCGGAGGCCGACATCGACCGGGCGGTCCGCCACGCCCTGTCCGTGCGTGTGCGGCTCGGGGAGTTCGACACCGGACCCTCGCCCGTCGCGAGCGGCGCCGTCGACACCCCCGAGCAGCGCGCGCTCGCCCGCGAGGCGGCCACGCGGTCGATCACCTTGCTGCGCAACGACGGGATCCTGCCGCTGCGCGACGTGCGCCGCGTGGCGGTGATCGGCCAGCTCGGCGACACCCTGCTGGAGGACTGGTACAGCGGCACCCTGCCCTACAAGGTGACCGCGCGCGAGGGGATCGCCGCACGCGTGGAGACCGTCTTCTGCGAGGGAGCCGACCGGATCGCGCTCACCACCTTCGGCCACGGGGCCGTCGCCGCCCCCGAGGACGGGGGGCCGCTGCGGCTGGAGAGCACCGGCGCGCTGGGTTCGGACGAGGGGGGCGCGACCGCCCTCACGCGCCTGCCCGGAGCCGCGTTCGACCTCCTGGACTGGGGCGGCGGCGCCTTCGCGCTGCGCTCGGCGCGGACGGGCCGGTACGTGAACGAGGGGCCCGACGCCACCCTGGTGTGCGACGCCCCGGGGCCCGGCACGTGGGAGGTCCGCCAGACCTTCCGGTTGGAGGAAAGCGGTGCCGGGCACGTCGTCCTGGTCCAGATCCACACCGGCCGCCGGGTCATGGTCGGCGACGACCTGGTCCTGCGCCTGACCGACGACGCCGACGCGGCGGCCCCGTTCTTCGTGCACGGAGTCGGCTCGGGCGCCGAGGAGGCCGCGCGGGTGGCCTCCACCGCCGACGTGGCGATCGTGGTCGCGGGCGACCACCCGATGGTGAACGGACGCGAGACCGAGGACCGCGCCGACCTGGAGCTGCCCGAGGCGCAGGAACGGGTACTGCGGGCCGTGCACGGGGCCAACCCGGCCACGGTCCTCGTGCTGAGCAGCGGTTGCCCGTTCGCCGTGACGTGGGCCGACGAGCACGTGCCCGCCGTCCTGTGGTCCGCGCACGGCGGGCAGGAGTACGGGCACGCCCTGGCCGACGTGCTGTTCGGCGACGCCGAGCCCGCCGGGCGGCTCACGCAGACCTGGTACCGCTCGACGGAGGACCTGCCGGACCTGCTCGACTACGACGTCATCACCGCGCGCGGCACCTACCTGTACTTCGAGGGTGACCCGCTCTACCCGTTCGGGCACGGGCTCGGCTACACGAGTGTCGAGTACGGGGAACCGGTGGTCCGGGTGGACGGCGGCCGGGTGACGGTGGAGGTCGAGGTCGCCAACGCCGGGCCGCGGACGGCCGAGGAGGTCGTGCAGGTGTACACCCGCCAGCTGGAGTCACGCGTGCGGGTGCCGCTGCGGGCCCTGCGCGGTTTCGCGCGGCTGAGCGTGGAGCCGGGTGAGTCGCGCACGGCCGTGGTCGGGTTCGACGTCGAGGAACTGGCGCTGTGGGACACCACCCGGGACCGGTTCGTCGTGGAGGACGCGCCGCGCGAGGTGCTCGTGGGCCGGTCGGCCACGGACGTGCGCGCGAGCGCTCCACTGGAGGTGCCGGGCGAGGCGATCCCGCCGCGCGACGCCTTCGCACGCGCGTGGGAGGCCGCGGGCTACGACGACGCCCGCGCCGTGCGCCTGTGCCCGGTCACCCGCGAGCGCGGTGACGCGGTGCGCGCCGCCGGCGGCACCGCGTGGGCGGGCTACCACGGGGTGGACCTCGCGGAGGGCGCCGCGGAGGGTCGGCTCGTGGTCAACGCCGACCGGGAGTGCGTGGTGCGGCTGCGTCTGGACGACCCGGAGAAGGGGCCGGTGGCGGCGACGTTCGCCGTGCCCGCCGCGGGCGACCGGTTCGCGTTCACCGAGGTCAGGGCCCAGGTGGTCGGGGCGAGCGGTGTCCGCGACCTCTACCTGGTCCTCGAAGGCGACGGCGAGGGCGAGGGGCCGGCGGTGGCCTCGTTCGCCTTCGATCGGGGCTAG
- a CDS encoding M48 family metallopeptidase, with protein sequence MSHAIPPRGHAACSTAHGCSATPGRGTPAHGGSGPRTPHRRTDPPRPLDTDEEVLPAPAHPWEVPLLVVCSAVNVLMLAALACAVWSVSGSPWWAAGVPAAVPVGLWAVRGLRYARERAESVKISPTQFPEAYRMVASLSADMGLSRAPEAYVRAGADHWAARADAGGHRLHRYLVLPNDLFEVGERLRDPDAVAFLIAHQLGHVAAGHTGFWRRLATLGAHLVPGLGAALSRTMEYTADNHAFTHCPQGVHAVRLYAGGKHLYARVNMGEMADRARTDRGLSLLVYHLLSRRPSNTRRMAALRDRARRGRVFL encoded by the coding sequence ATGTCACACGCGATACCCCCGAGGGGCCACGCCGCCTGTTCGACGGCGCACGGCTGCTCCGCGACGCCCGGAAGGGGGACACCCGCGCACGGAGGGTCGGGACCGCGGACGCCGCACCGCCGCACCGACCCCCCACGCCCCCTCGACACCGACGAGGAGGTCCTCCCGGCACCCGCCCATCCGTGGGAGGTGCCGCTGCTGGTCGTGTGCTCGGCGGTGAACGTGCTGATGCTCGCCGCGCTCGCCTGCGCGGTGTGGTCGGTCTCGGGCTCGCCCTGGTGGGCCGCCGGGGTGCCGGCGGCGGTTCCCGTGGGGCTCTGGGCGGTCCGGGGGCTACGCTACGCCCGTGAACGGGCGGAGTCGGTGAAGATCTCGCCCACCCAGTTCCCGGAGGCCTACCGGATGGTGGCCTCGCTCTCCGCCGACATGGGGCTGAGCCGGGCCCCGGAGGCCTACGTACGGGCGGGCGCCGACCACTGGGCGGCGCGGGCGGACGCGGGGGGCCATCGGCTGCACCGGTACCTGGTGCTGCCCAACGACCTGTTCGAGGTCGGCGAGCGGCTGCGCGACCCGGACGCCGTCGCGTTCCTGATCGCGCACCAGCTGGGCCACGTCGCCGCCGGACACACCGGGTTCTGGCGCCGGCTGGCGACCCTGGGCGCCCACCTGGTGCCGGGTCTGGGCGCGGCCCTGTCCCGGACCATGGAGTACACGGCGGACAACCACGCCTTCACGCACTGCCCGCAGGGCGTGCACGCGGTCCGGCTGTACGCCGGGGGCAAGCACTTGTACGCGCGCGTCAACATGGGCGAGATGGCCGACCGCGCCCGCACCGACCGGGGGCTGTCGCTGCTGGTCTACCACCTGCTCAGCCGTCGGCCGAGCAACACCCGCCGGATGGCGGCGCTGCGCGACCGCGCCCGCCGGGGCCGGGTCTTCCTCTGA
- a CDS encoding NUDIX domain-containing protein yields MPVPDFILELRRRVGHDPLPLVGVTGVLLNDDGHVLLHQRTDDGRWCTPGGILEPGEQPAQAVVREVWEETGVKAEVERLVSVVSADPFTYPNGDRVQMLDLAFRCRPVGGSAGPVGDESLDARWFAPDDLPEMPGRILERIRHARENRIEPFLVM; encoded by the coding sequence ATGCCCGTCCCAGACTTCATCCTCGAACTCCGCCGCCGCGTCGGTCACGACCCGCTGCCGCTCGTGGGGGTGACGGGCGTGCTGTTGAACGACGACGGCCACGTCCTGCTGCACCAGCGCACCGACGACGGCCGCTGGTGCACACCGGGCGGGATCCTGGAGCCGGGCGAGCAGCCCGCCCAGGCCGTGGTCCGCGAGGTGTGGGAGGAGACCGGCGTCAAGGCCGAGGTGGAGCGCCTCGTCAGCGTGGTGTCGGCGGACCCCTTCACCTACCCCAACGGCGACCGCGTGCAGATGCTCGACCTGGCCTTCCGCTGCCGCCCGGTGGGCGGCAGCGCCGGCCCGGTCGGCGACGAGTCCCTGGACGCGCGGTGGTTCGCCCCGGACGACCTCCCGGAGATGCCAGGGCGCATCCTGGAGCGCATCCGCCACGCGCGTGAGAACCGGATCGAGCCCTTCCTCGTCATGTGA
- a CDS encoding extracellular solute-binding protein has protein sequence MPPTPRRPVPSRRRFLGLVGASTTAAFAAGALGACSSNSGGGGGGSASAATSLDDLIPTHIPFDGVAPDIEGLHGAPSGFTSYPESFVRAMSSPPGSGGHYTAMTPLWGPVPPGLGNNSFFDYVNERIGTTVEFNFQDGDTVIDKMNAVVAGRDVADLTMFPDWTINLIPQFNRAVGELFEDLTPHLAGDAAAAYPLLANLESDAWRWNVFNEKLMGVPWPSEPFGNWVLMRRDLLDEYGIEPPTSPDELFEIGEEINDPDNNRWAFGDFNLSMRQVFGAPRLWRYENGELIHMFETEEWRASIEYMRRIYDAGLMHPDVVAKADNSKELLNSGQIVFNQDGLGAWNEAYMQMLGDEPDFRLDLMPVFGQGGNDPVMHKSDPSGQSVFIRKGMDPEQVEELLQVLNFCAAPFGTQEYMDYRYGEEGVHHERNDDGAPELTDLGNSEVNDGYYFISGRPPAITESQYPDFVQWKTDWYNHAAQYAEDDPFAGIRIQRPERFSGAETPMTDKVEDIIRGREDLSQLDQAIEDWRRDGGDEGREFYMEVLQEHGRD, from the coding sequence ATGCCCCCCACTCCCCGTAGACCAGTGCCGAGTCGCCGCCGCTTCCTCGGCCTGGTGGGCGCCTCCACCACCGCCGCGTTCGCCGCCGGAGCCCTCGGCGCGTGCAGCTCGAACTCCGGCGGTGGGGGCGGAGGATCCGCCTCGGCCGCCACCTCGCTGGACGACCTGATCCCCACGCACATCCCCTTCGACGGGGTCGCCCCCGACATCGAGGGCCTGCACGGCGCGCCGAGCGGCTTCACCTCGTACCCGGAATCGTTCGTCCGGGCGATGTCGAGCCCGCCCGGGAGCGGCGGCCACTACACCGCCATGACGCCGCTGTGGGGCCCGGTGCCCCCCGGGCTGGGCAACAACTCCTTCTTCGACTACGTCAACGAGCGCATCGGGACGACGGTCGAGTTCAACTTCCAGGACGGCGACACGGTCATCGACAAGATGAACGCGGTCGTCGCCGGGCGCGACGTCGCCGACCTCACGATGTTCCCGGACTGGACGATCAACCTGATCCCCCAGTTCAACCGGGCCGTCGGCGAACTGTTCGAGGACCTCACCCCCCACCTGGCCGGGGACGCGGCCGCCGCCTACCCCCTGCTGGCCAACCTGGAGAGCGACGCCTGGCGCTGGAACGTCTTCAACGAGAAGCTCATGGGCGTCCCGTGGCCCTCCGAGCCCTTCGGCAACTGGGTGCTCATGCGCCGCGACCTGCTGGACGAGTACGGGATCGAGCCGCCCACCTCGCCCGACGAGCTCTTCGAGATCGGCGAGGAGATCAACGACCCCGACAACAACCGGTGGGCGTTCGGCGACTTCAATCTGAGCATGCGCCAGGTCTTCGGCGCGCCCAGGCTGTGGCGCTACGAGAACGGCGAGCTCATCCACATGTTCGAGACCGAGGAATGGCGCGCGAGCATCGAGTACATGCGCCGCATCTACGACGCCGGACTCATGCACCCCGACGTGGTCGCCAAGGCGGACAACTCCAAGGAACTGCTCAACTCTGGGCAGATCGTCTTCAACCAGGACGGACTGGGCGCCTGGAACGAGGCGTACATGCAGATGCTCGGCGACGAGCCCGACTTCCGGCTGGACCTGATGCCGGTCTTCGGCCAGGGCGGCAACGACCCCGTCATGCACAAGTCCGACCCCTCGGGCCAGTCGGTGTTCATCCGCAAGGGCATGGACCCGGAGCAGGTCGAAGAGCTCCTCCAGGTGCTGAACTTCTGCGCCGCGCCGTTCGGCACCCAGGAGTACATGGACTACCGGTACGGGGAGGAGGGCGTGCACCACGAGCGCAACGACGACGGCGCCCCCGAGCTGACCGACCTGGGCAACTCCGAGGTCAACGACGGGTACTACTTCATCAGCGGACGGCCCCCGGCGATCACCGAGAGCCAGTACCCGGACTTCGTCCAGTGGAAGACCGACTGGTACAACCACGCGGCCCAGTACGCCGAGGACGACCCGTTCGCGGGCATCCGCATCCAGCGGCCCGAGCGGTTCTCCGGCGCCGAGACGCCGATGACCGACAAGGTCGAGGACATCATCCGCGGGCGCGAGGACCTCAGCCAGCTCGACCAGGCCATCGAGGACTGGCGGCGCGACGGCGGCGACGAGGGCCGCGAGTTCTACATGGAGGTCCTGCAGGAGCATGGCCGTGACTGA
- a CDS encoding DivIVA domain-containing protein: MGTMPLTPADIRNKKFHTVRLRPGYNEEDVDALLDRIEATLVALEGGPRRGPLLTADDVRNSRFRTTRLSPGYREDEVDDFLDVVVADLAGRGLGRSASPPLPGRPGMPGAAGPGGPMGQGGPAGPGGPRGQGGPVGPGGPRGQGGPMGPAGPTAGPQHYPADPRGAGTPPHPGPGHQRPPMTPRDIREQQFATTRLTTGYNEQEVDDFLDRAEFTLDVLLQGRPERATLSAAEVERVQFATTRARPGYDPAQVDRFLDVLAEELRRYEEP, translated from the coding sequence ATGGGGACCATGCCTCTGACACCGGCGGACATCCGCAACAAGAAGTTCCATACGGTGCGTCTGCGCCCGGGTTACAACGAGGAGGACGTCGACGCCCTGCTCGACCGGATAGAGGCGACGCTCGTCGCCCTGGAGGGCGGTCCCCGCCGGGGCCCCCTCCTCACGGCCGACGACGTGCGCAACTCCAGGTTCCGCACCACCAGGCTCAGCCCGGGGTACCGCGAGGACGAGGTCGACGACTTCCTCGACGTCGTCGTCGCCGACCTGGCCGGGCGCGGACTCGGACGGTCCGCGAGCCCGCCGCTGCCGGGTCGGCCCGGCATGCCCGGTGCCGCCGGGCCGGGCGGACCGATGGGTCAGGGCGGGCCCGCGGGGCCTGGAGGGCCGAGGGGCCAGGGCGGCCCCGTGGGACCTGGAGGGCCGAGGGGTCAGGGCGGGCCGATGGGTCCGGCGGGCCCGACCGCGGGCCCCCAGCACTACCCGGCCGACCCGCGGGGCGCCGGAACGCCGCCGCACCCGGGCCCGGGGCACCAGCGCCCGCCGATGACCCCGCGTGACATCCGCGAGCAGCAGTTCGCGACCACGCGTCTGACCACGGGCTACAACGAGCAGGAGGTCGACGACTTCCTGGACCGGGCCGAGTTCACCCTGGACGTCCTGCTCCAGGGGCGGCCGGAGCGGGCGACGCTGTCCGCCGCCGAGGTGGAACGGGTGCAGTTCGCCACGACCCGGGCCCGCCCGGGCTACGACCCCGCCCAGGTGGACCGGTTCCTGGACGTGCTCGCGGAGGAGCTGCGACGCTACGAGGAGCCCTGA